tttggaggtagagccattagggtttttgtttttttttttaatttttatcgtGGTAGCATATGAACAACACAGCATTTTTCATgttagccactttcaagtatacagctcagtagcattaattacatgCATAACATATGCTTCCATATCACCCTGACCTTGACTGATCTCGGAAGCTAAGCAAGGTTAGACCTGGTTAGTCCTTGGATGGGGGACTCTAGGTTTTGCCAATGAATGGGATGGGGGTATGAGAGAAAGGCGAGGGTGACTCTGAGGATTTGGGCCTGAGAGTCCAAGAAAAGTGGCTTtggagaaggggtggggggaggaccaGGTCACTTTGGCTGCCGAGTAGATCATGGAATGGGGGAGCTTGCAGAACCAGCTGCCTGCCAGATCCTCTTCCTGGATGTCCTCCAGGCACCACACACTCAGCTTATCTGAAACAGAACTCCCCCCTTTCTCCGGATCTCCTGCCCAATACCATCTCTCAGCAGCTCCCCACCCTGGTCAGAATCCTACAGGCCACCTCTATCCTTAACCCCTCCACAGCCAGTCGGTCTGCCGTCGGTTTTCCCTCTCATCTCTCTCTTGGGCCTCCAACTCTCCATCTCCAGGACTTTGCTGTACTCTCCCTCAGATGACTACAACTGCTCAGGGCCTGTGACTGAGAAGATGCtaggtgaatgaatgaagtattgaatgaatgattgaacaaCCTCCTCAAAGGCCTTGGCCAGTCCTACTCCGTGCCATCCCAGAACAACTTCAAAAGCACACACTTACAACTATGTCCCTTCCTTGACAATAAACTGTTCATGGCTCCCCAGGGTCTACCCAGACATAAATTGGTGGCCTACAGACAAATTTTATTTGGTCTACAAagtattgcctttttttttttttaatcttgaattAATTTGGGAATTTTCCGTTAAAAGTCTGGATTTCCCACTTTTCTTGAGAAACCCAGCAAGCTGGTACTAGCAGGTATGTATTTCTCCATGGCAGTGCTTGGCTGAGTTGAGTGGTAGATTCTACCTGTAGATAGGGCATGTATCCTCCAGTTTGCTGGGGTCCCCACCATGCCCTCTTGTTTTATACCCAGCCCATCTTTCCTCACTTAAACTACCTCCCTGGCCCCTATGGCGTAATTTCTGTGTTGCATGTGCTTGGGGTACTGGCTGACAAGGGAGGGGTGATGGGAGGTGATAGTGAAAAGTTGGGCCATGGTGAAAGTGTGAAGGACTctgaatgtcatttttttttgttgttcttgttgaagattttattgagatatattcacttatcaTATATTGAATGCCATTTAAAGAAGTCTGACTTAACCAGACAGCCCCTGGGAGCAGGGAAGCAGGGGAGTGACCTAGTAAGATTTGTGTTTTAAGCCCAGGCCTGCTGGGCAGGAGGGGAGCCAACAGGGGCAGGAAACCCTGTGAGGAGGCCCTGCTGCTAGGAGGAGGGTGAGAAGGAGGAGTCTGAGTCTGCTCTCTCTGTGTTTCAGAACCTAACCGCAGCCTCAGGCCCAAGCATGGTCAGGCGTGCAGATGGGCAGTGCTGAAGACCCAGCCTGGCTCCAGCTGCTCGGAAAGGACCCCAGACAACAGCCCTCTGCCACCCACAGGATGGGAGCCTGGGGGTTGGGGGCCCGGCCATGAGGGATTGCTGGCCCTCCCAGCAAAAGGCCAGCCCTGTACCCCCAGGGAGTATCTCTGACAAAGGCCCAGGCATGGACACAAGACACGGCAGCCCCAGTGGCGTTGGGGAAGGGACCTCCTCCTCTGAGAGCTCTGGCGGGAACTTGGCCTGCCCCTCCCCAACCTGCCTCCCTCCCCAAGAGACAGCCACCAAGGAGATATTGGGGGCACATGGAGTCTTGATCTCAGGAACACCAGAAGCCACCTTCTCTGGGAAGCCAGGGCCCTCAAAGCCAGAGCCCATGTCCTCACTGAGTGTTGACCCCACATCCTCAGATTACAGAAATCCTGAGTTCTTGGAGAAGATGGATTCCAAGTCTTCAAAGAAGGCAGATTCCATTTCCCTAGGAAAGGAAGATGCTGGGTCTTCAAGGAAGGCAGATGTTATGTTTATAGGAAAGACAGAGCCCTCGGTCTTGGTGAAAGGGGATGTTGTGTCTTCTGGAAAGATGGATCCTGTGACTTCAAGAAAGGAGGATCCTGGATCCTTGGGAAAGGTAGATCCTATGTTCTCTAGTAAGGAGGATACAGTGTCCCCAAGGAAGGAGGACCCTGGGTCTCTGAGAAAGGCAGATTCCATATCCTCAGGCAAAGAGGATCCTGTGGTCCCAAGAAAGGAGGATCCCAGGTACTCACAAAAAGAACATCCTATGTCCTCAGAAAAGGTGGGTCCTGCATTCTTGGGAAAGGTAAATCTGGTGTCCTCGGGGATGATAGATCCTGGGCTCTCAGGAAACATAGACTCCATGTCCTTGAAAAATATGGATTCTGCATCCACAATAAAGACAGATCTTGGGTCTTTGGAAAAGCTGATTCCAGGATCCTCAGGCAAGATGGAACCTGCATCCTTGGGAACAGTGGATCCTGGGTCCTCGGGAAGGATGGATTCTACAAGCTTGGGGATGGCAGGTCCCCAAGGGACCTGTAAGGGAAATGGGGGAATTGTGTCCTCTGCAAAAGAGGACCCTCAGTTCCTGGGAAAGATGGATCCTGCCTCCTCAGGAAACGGGCAGCCCGTGGCCATGAGGATGACAGAAACTGGGTCTGCTGGACAAGTGGATTCCAAATCTTTGGGAAGGGTGGATCCCACCTCTTTGAAAAATGGGGATCCCATGTCTTCAGGAAAGCCAGAGCCCATATGTTCTGGGCAGGCAGAACCTGTATTGGTGGAAAAGACCGAAACTACATCCTCAGGAAAGGGGGACCCCTTGTCCTCCGGAAAGGCAGATCCTGTTTTTGTGGGAAATATAAAATTGTCAACTTCTGGAAAAGTGAATCCTGAATCTTCAGGAAAGAAGGACCCAAAGTCCTTGGGGACTGTGGGTCCCCCATCCTCAGTAAAAGCTGAGGCAGTGTCTGGGGGAAAAGTAGATCCACTGTCTCAGGAGAAGGCAGATCCCTTGGCTTCTGGAAAGGTGGGTCCCACAGCAACAGGGAAGGCTGATTCCCTGGCCTTGGGCAAGGGGGACCCTGCAGCCAGGGGAAGGGCAGAAACTGTTCCCTCTGGAGAAGTGGAGTCCACATCTTCCAGAAAGGTGGACCCCGCGGCTCCAGGACAGACAGTCTGCATGTCCTCCGGGAAAGTGGATCCCATGTCTTCCGGAAAAGCAGAAGCTGTTCCAGAGGGAAAGGCAGATCCTCTGGCTGTAGAAAAGGGGAATCCTGTGAACTCCCGAAAGGTAGATGCCAGGGCCTCAGGGAAGGCAGAGCTGGAGCCTGCGGGCAAGGCAGATACAAAGCCCCTTGGCAAAGAGGGGCCCGTGTCTCTGCAGAAGGAAAAGCCGCTGGTCTTGGAGAAGGTGGATCCTGGATCCTCAAGGAAAGCAGACCCCACGGCGGAGCCCGTATCCCTGGGGAAGGCAGACTCCACATCTCCGAGACAAGCAGAGTCCCCATCCTCGGGGAAGGTGGCTCCCCTGAATCTGGGGAAGACCGAGCCTTCTTCCTCCAGGCAGTTAGATGGCAAACCTTTCGGCTCAGCTCTTCCTCCGGAGGGGGCCGGGGGCCGCGTGGACCCAGAACCCGCGTCCCGCTCCGGGGCCTCCAGCCTTGGCCAAAAAGACCCGGCGGCCGCTGGGACCCACAGAAGCCCCCGTCCCGCGGCCGCAGAGACCCTCGGGGCCGCAGCGCCCCCACCAGGGCCGCGGACTCGCGACAACTTCACCAAGGCGCCGTCGTGGGAGGCGAGCG
This sequence is a window from Choloepus didactylus isolate mChoDid1 chromosome 11 unlocalized genomic scaffold, mChoDid1.pri SUPER_11_unloc1, whole genome shotgun sequence. Protein-coding genes within it:
- the GPRIN1 gene encoding LOW QUALITY PROTEIN: G protein-regulated inducer of neurite outgrowth 1 (The sequence of the model RefSeq protein was modified relative to this genomic sequence to represent the inferred CDS: inserted 1 base in 1 codon) — translated: MGSAEDPAWLQLLXKGPQTTALCHPQDGSLGVGGPAMRDCWPSQQKASPVPPGSISDKGPGMDTRHGSPSGVGEGTSSSESSGGNLACPSPTCLPPQETATKEILGAHGVLISGTPEATFSGKPGPSKPEPMSSLSVDPTSSDYRNPEFLEKMDSKSSKKADSISLGKEDAGSSRKADVMFIGKTEPSVLVKGDVVSSGKMDPVTSRKEDPGSLGKVDPMFSSKEDTVSPRKEDPGSLRKADSISSGKEDPVVPRKEDPRYSQKEHPMSSEKVGPAFLGKVNLVSSGMIDPGLSGNIDSMSLKNMDSASTIKTDLGSLEKLIPGSSGKMEPASLGTVDPGSSGRMDSTSLGMAGPQGTCKGNGGIVSSAKEDPQFLGKMDPASSGNGQPVAMRMTETGSAGQVDSKSLGRVDPTSLKNGDPMSSGKPEPICSGQAEPVLVEKTETTSSGKGDPLSSGKADPVFVGNIKLSTSGKVNPESSGKKDPKSLGTVGPPSSVKAEAVSGGKVDPLSQEKADPLASGKVGPTATGKADSLALGKGDPAARGRAETVPSGEVESTSSRKVDPAAPGQTVCMSSGKVDPMSSGKAEAVPEGKADPLAVEKGNPVNSRKVDARASGKAELEPAGKADTKPLGKEGPVSLQKEKPLVLEKVDPGSSRKADPTAEPVSLGKADSTSPRQAESPSSGKVAPLNLGKTEPSSSRQLDGKPFGSALPPEGAGGRVDPEPASRSGASSLGQKDPAAAGTHRSPRPAAAETLGAAAPPPGPRTRDNFTKAPSWEASALPPPREDAGTQAGAQACVSVAVSPMSPQDGAGGPAFSFQAAPRAPSPAPGPPSRRDAGLQVSLGAAETRSVATGPMTPQAAAPPAFPEVRVRPGSALAAAVAPPEAVEPVRDVSWDEKGMTWEVYGAAMEVEVLGMAIQKHLERQIEEHGRQGAPAPPPAARPGPGRAGSVRAAPPDGAAKRPPGLFRTLLQSVRRPRCCSRAGPTAE